The following coding sequences lie in one Zingiber officinale cultivar Zhangliang chromosome 2B, Zo_v1.1, whole genome shotgun sequence genomic window:
- the LOC122048103 gene encoding basic salivary proline-rich protein 4-like, translating to MATLHQYCRCNSLFQIASFQFCLLLLFFRPTESQGPPPDDKPTGTPSGCSSPNEPQALTPPDDKPLGNPSRIRRPNMAAKPSRPSGCDFQHACKPKSPVSSPQAPPAKAYWSRNSNPPVDN from the coding sequence ATGGCGACATTACACCAGTACTGCCGTTGCAATTCCTTGTTTCAGATCGCCTCCTTTCAGTTTTGCTTGCTGCTCTTATTCTTCCGGCCAACTGAGTCGCAAGGGCCGCCACCCGACGACAAGCCGACCGGGACTCCTTCAGGCTGCAGCAGCCCAAATGAGCCTCAAGCGCTCACGCCGCCAGACGACAAGCCGTTGGGGAATCCTTCAAGAATTCGCCGCCCAAATATGGCGGCGAAACCATCGCGGCCCTCAGGCTGCGACTTCCAACATGCTTGCAAACCTAAGTCTCCAGTGTCTTCTCCACAAGCACCACCTGCAAAAGCGTATTGGAGCCGAAATTCTAATCCACCCGTGGACAATTAA